Proteins encoded in a region of the Podarcis muralis chromosome 6, rPodMur119.hap1.1, whole genome shotgun sequence genome:
- the BUB3 gene encoding mitotic checkpoint protein BUB3 isoform X2 — MTGSNEFKLNQPPEDGISSVKFSPNTSQFLLVSSWDTSVRLYDVPANTMRLKYQHTGAVLDCAFYDPTHAWSGGLDRQLKMHDLNTDQDNLVGTHDAPIRCVEYCPEVNVMVTGSWDQTVKLWDPRTPCNAGTFSQPEKVYTLSVSGDRLIVGTAGRRVLVWDLRNMGYVQQRRESSLKYQTRCIRAFPNKQGYVLSSIEGRVAVEYLDPSLEVQKKKYAFKCHRLKENNIEHIYPVNAISFHNVHNTFATGGSDGFVNIWDPFNKKRLCQFHRYPTSIASLAFSNDGTTLAIASSYMYELDDVEHPEDGIYIRQVTDAETKPK; from the exons ATGACTGGGTCAAATGAATTTAAGTTGAACCAACCACCGGAAGATGGAATCTCATCAGTGAAATTTAGTCCTAACACATCTCAGTTTCTGCTTGTTTCATCTTGGGACACTTCTGTTCGATTGTATGATGTTCCTGCCAACACCATGAGACTCAAGTATCAACATACAGGAGCTGTACTTGACTGTGCTTTTTAT GACCCTACACATGCCTGGAGTGGAGGATTGGATCGGCAGTTAAAAATGCATGACTTGAACACTGATCAAG acaaTCTTGTTGGCACCCATGATGCTCCTATCCGATGCGTTGAATATTGTCCAGAGGTCAATGTAATGGTAACAGGAAGTTGGGATCAAACAGTCAAGTTATGGGATCCGAGAACACCTTGTAATGCGGGAACATTTTCTCAGCCTGAAAAG GTGTATACATTGTCTGTGTCTGGTGATAGATTGATAGTGGGAACAGCTGGTCGGAGAGTTTTGGTGTGGGACTTGCGAAACATGGGCTATGTTCAACAAAGAAGAGAATCAAGTCTTAAATATCAGACACGTTGCATCAGAGCATTCCCTAACAAACAG GGCTATGTGTTAAGCTCTATTGAAGGCCGCGTTGCAGTTGAGTATTTGGATCCAAGTTTGGAGGTACAGAAGAAGAAATATGCTTTCAAATGTCACAGATTGAAGGAGAATAATATTGAACATATTTATCCAGTCAATGCCATCTCTTTCCACAATGTCCATAACACTTTTGCTACAG GTGGTTCCGATGGCTTTGTCAATATTTGGGATCCATTCAATAAAAAGAGACTCTGTCAGTTCCACCGCTATCCTACAAGCATAGCATCTCTGGCCTTCAGTAATGATGGAACCACCCTTGCAATTGCATCATCATATATGTACGAATTGGATGACGTTGAACATCCTGAAGATGGTATCTATATTCGGCAAGTGACAGATGCCGAAACAAAACCCAAGTGA
- the HMX2 gene encoding homeobox protein HMX2, which translates to MSNKEDPSKCCPAAPPLSSFTIQSILGSGTSEGGREPSSKQAASASAWPSRKRSLSISSEEEEPDESWKHPACFCPDSHGPKETCHKHHQPISFTCLSNQKGNGSAISSDRTPPFLSPSQPDFKEEKEKHFGPGSPASSERQRDGAERQASSAKKKTRTVFSRSQVYQLESTFDMKRYLSSSERACLASSLQLTETQVKTWFQNRRNKWKRQLSAELEAANMAHASAQTLVGMPLVFRDNSLLRVPVPRSIAFPAPLYYPGSNLSALPLYNLYNKIDY; encoded by the exons ATGAGCAACAAAGAAGACCCGAGCAAGTGTTGTCCCGCAGCACCTCCGCTCTCCAGTTTCACCATCCAGTCCATCCTAGGCAGCGGCACCTCGGAAGGAGGCAGGGAGCCCAGCTCCAAGcaggcagcctccgcctccgcttGGCCGAGCAGGAAGAGGAGCCTCTCCATATCCTCCGAAGAAGAGGAGCCGGATGAGAGCTGGAAACACCCCGCTTGCTTCTGCCCCGACTCGCATGGTCCTAAAGAAACGTGCCACAAACACCACCAACCCATCAGTTTCACGTGTCTCA GCAACCAGAAGGGGAACGGCTCGGCGATCAGTTCCGACCGGACGCCGCCTTTCCTTTCTCCGTCCCAGCCGGACttcaaggaagagaaagagaagcactTCGGGCCGGGCTCGCCGGCTTCGTCGGAGCGGCAGCGGGACGGCGCGGAGCGGCAGGCGAGCTCGGCCAAGAAGAAGACGCGCACGGTTTTCTCGCGGAGCCAGGTCTACCAGCTGGAGTCCACTTTCGACATGAAGCGCTACCTGAGCAGCTCGGAGCGCGCCTGCCTGGCCTCCAGCTTGCAGCTGACAGAGACCCAGGTGAAAACCTGGTTTCAGAACCGCAGGAACAAATGGAAACGGCAACTCTCGGCGGAACTGGAGGCGGCCAACATGGCCCACGCCTCAGCCCAGACTCTCGTGGGGATGCCCCTGGTTTTCAGAGACAACTCCCTCCTCAGAGTGCCGGTTCCCAGATCCATCGCCTTCCCGGCTCCCTTATACTACCCAGGCAGCAATTTGTCGGCCTTACCTCTTTATAATCTCTACAACAAGATCGACTATTGA
- the BUB3 gene encoding mitotic checkpoint protein BUB3 isoform X1, translated as MTGSNEFKLNQPPEDGISSVKFSPNTSQFLLVSSWDTSVRLYDVPANTMRLKYQHTGAVLDCAFYDPTHAWSGGLDRQLKMHDLNTDQDNLVGTHDAPIRCVEYCPEVNVMVTGSWDQTVKLWDPRTPCNAGTFSQPEKVYTLSVSGDRLIVGTAGRRVLVWDLRNMGYVQQRRESSLKYQTRCIRAFPNKQGYVLSSIEGRVAVEYLDPSLEVQKKKYAFKCHRLKENNIEHIYPVNAISFHNVHNTFATGGSDGFVNIWDPFNKKRLCQFHRYPTSIASLAFSNDGTTLAIASSYMYELDDVEHPEDGIYIRQVTDAETKPKST; from the exons ATGACTGGGTCAAATGAATTTAAGTTGAACCAACCACCGGAAGATGGAATCTCATCAGTGAAATTTAGTCCTAACACATCTCAGTTTCTGCTTGTTTCATCTTGGGACACTTCTGTTCGATTGTATGATGTTCCTGCCAACACCATGAGACTCAAGTATCAACATACAGGAGCTGTACTTGACTGTGCTTTTTAT GACCCTACACATGCCTGGAGTGGAGGATTGGATCGGCAGTTAAAAATGCATGACTTGAACACTGATCAAG acaaTCTTGTTGGCACCCATGATGCTCCTATCCGATGCGTTGAATATTGTCCAGAGGTCAATGTAATGGTAACAGGAAGTTGGGATCAAACAGTCAAGTTATGGGATCCGAGAACACCTTGTAATGCGGGAACATTTTCTCAGCCTGAAAAG GTGTATACATTGTCTGTGTCTGGTGATAGATTGATAGTGGGAACAGCTGGTCGGAGAGTTTTGGTGTGGGACTTGCGAAACATGGGCTATGTTCAACAAAGAAGAGAATCAAGTCTTAAATATCAGACACGTTGCATCAGAGCATTCCCTAACAAACAG GGCTATGTGTTAAGCTCTATTGAAGGCCGCGTTGCAGTTGAGTATTTGGATCCAAGTTTGGAGGTACAGAAGAAGAAATATGCTTTCAAATGTCACAGATTGAAGGAGAATAATATTGAACATATTTATCCAGTCAATGCCATCTCTTTCCACAATGTCCATAACACTTTTGCTACAG GTGGTTCCGATGGCTTTGTCAATATTTGGGATCCATTCAATAAAAAGAGACTCTGTCAGTTCCACCGCTATCCTACAAGCATAGCATCTCTGGCCTTCAGTAATGATGGAACCACCCTTGCAATTGCATCATCATATATGTACGAATTGGATGACGTTGAACATCCTGAAGATGGTATCTATATTCGGCAAGTGACAGATGCCGAAACAAAACCCAA GTCTACTTAA